Part of the Chloroflexota bacterium genome, CCTCGCCGATCACGACGGCCACAATCGGCGTCGGCACAATCGACATCGTCGCGAGGCACTGGGCGATGGACGGCGCAAGGCCCCGCGCCTCCGAGTCGAAGTCGAGCGCGGCGCCGGGCGTGTCGATCAGCGTCAGGACGGGAAGGCCCCAGGCGCCGGCGAGGCGCAGCGCCCGCGCCGCCTTCTGATACCCCTCGGCTCCCATGCGACCGCCGTGACGCTTCTGCCGCTCCTCTTCGCCGCGCCCTCGCTCCTGTGCGATCAGCATGACCGTCACGCCGCCGAGGTCGCCGATCCCGCAGATCACGGCCGGGTCGTCCTGGCTGCGCCGGTCGCCGTGCAGCTCCACGAAGTGCGGCAGCATCACACGGATGTAGTCGCGGCTCGTCGGGCGGTCGGGATGGCGAGCCAGCTCGACGGCCTCCCAGGCCGAGGCCGGGACGCGGGTTTCAGGACGGTACAGCTCGCCGTCCGTGCGGGGGGTCGCCTGTCGCGAGGTGTGCCAGAGCTGCAGGATGGTCGCCAGCACGTTTCGGAGCCTGGCGCGGTCGACGACGCCGTCGATCTGCCCGTTCGCCAGCAGGTACTCGGCAGTCTGGGCATCTTTTGGCTTGGCTCGGCCGGTCAACTGTTCGATGACGCGCGGCCCGGCGAACCCGATAAGTGCGCCCGGCTCGGCCAGGATGACGTCGCCGCGCGAGGCGAAGCTGGCGTAGACGCCGCCGGTGGTCGGATCGGTCAGCACCGAGATAAACGGCAGGCCAGCCTGCGAGAGCCGCGTGGTGGCTGCCGCCGTCTTGGCCATCTGCACCAGCGAGAGCATGCCCTCCTGCATGCGCGCGCCGCCGCTGGCGGCCACGCTGATGAACGGCAGCCGGCGGTCAATCGCCAGCTCAACGGCCAGCGCGACCTTCTCGCCGACGACCGTCCCCATGCTGCCGCCCATGAACTCGAAGTCGAGGACGGCCAGCACGCACTCGCGCCCGTTGACGCGGCCCGTGCCGATGATGACGGCATCATCCAGGCTGGTCTTCTGTCGAGCTTCCTCCAGCCGGGCGCTGTAGGGGACGCGGTCGCTGAATACCAGCGGATCGACCGACGAGAGCGACTGGTGGACCTCTCGGAAGGTGCCCTCGTCCAGGAGGATGTCGAGTCGGCGTCTGGCCGAGAGCTGGCCGTGGTAGCGACACTGCGAGCAGACCCGCAGCCGCGCCCAGGTCGATGAGGCCGAGAGATCCGCCCCACAGCGCCGACACGCCGTGATCGGCGCGATGGCCGTCTCGGCTGTCGCAGGGCGCGACTCGTCCGAGGGCGCTGGCTCAGGGGAATGTACCGTCATCGTACCGATCTCCCAGTCACCGAGTAGTCTCGGTCAGGTTCTGCCAACATCATGGCATGCGCAGACCGCGCCGGTCACACGAAGCGTCGGAGATTCGGCAGACAGTCTGATCCGACGTGTGCAGTCAGCGCCGCTGGCGCTTCAACGCCGGAGCGCCACACTCGCGGCGATGGTTCTTGAGACGACCTCGAGAAGCCGCGAACGCAGCATTCATGAACCTGAGATCGGCGCTCACCGCCGGAAGTAGGTCACCGTGGTCTGCCCCTCGCCGCCATCTGGCGCGACGGCCTTGATCCGTAGCTCGACAGTGCCTTTGTCGTGGCGCACGTCGAAGATACTCTGCGTTCGTCCTTCGTCGTCGGTCGGCTCGACGTCTCGGAAGTGCTCGTCAAAGGTCGCATCGTCGCCGTCCCAGGTTTCGATGGTCACCGCCGCGCCGACGACTGGCTGGTCGTCCCGGAGCACCCAGATGGTGACCTCCTGCTCGCGGCCCTGGAT contains:
- the accD gene encoding acetyl-CoA carboxylase, carboxyltransferase subunit beta; the protein is MTVHSPEPAPSDESRPATAETAIAPITACRRCGADLSASSTWARLRVCSQCRYHGQLSARRRLDILLDEGTFREVHQSLSSVDPLVFSDRVPYSARLEEARQKTSLDDAVIIGTGRVNGRECVLAVLDFEFMGGSMGTVVGEKVALAVELAIDRRLPFISVAASGGARMQEGMLSLVQMAKTAAATTRLSQAGLPFISVLTDPTTGGVYASFASRGDVILAEPGALIGFAGPRVIEQLTGRAKPKDAQTAEYLLANGQIDGVVDRARLRNVLATILQLWHTSRQATPRTDGELYRPETRVPASAWEAVELARHPDRPTSRDYIRVMLPHFVELHGDRRSQDDPAVICGIGDLGGVTVMLIAQERGRGEEERQKRHGGRMGAEGYQKAARALRLAGAWGLPVLTLIDTPGAALDFDSEARGLAPSIAQCLATMSIVPTPIVAVVIGEGGSGGALALGVADRILMQENSIYSVIAPEGAAAILYHDAHRARDLADALKLTAADCKMLGVVDTLVPEPEGGAHLDADYAALLVRNFVLDALVDLHKTRPQRLVEERYRKFRRMGQQPSGSRREAFARDMDQLQKRVGSALGQVLDLITSRDEGSRETSEAAEEEEQP